From the Lentimicrobiaceae bacterium genome, the window AAATTACTTTATCCGATGAAAAAAAAGTTGGAAAAATTAAAAGGTTAAAGTGTTTTTTTTACTTTTGAATCTGTTAATTTATTAACATAAAGATTAAAGTATTTATCAAACAGTAGATTGAAATTCAGAAAAATATATACAAGTTGTTATCATGGTAACATTAGGAATTAAAGACGAAAGTAGTTTCTTGTCATTGGTCAACCAAAAAAGCGGATGCAATGTATTGGAATGCTATCAATGTGGCAAATGTGCAGCTACCTGCCCTGTTTCGCAATTTATGGACATTACCCCGCGCCAGGTGATGCAATTCATTAAGTTGGGAATGAAAGACGAAGTTTACACCGTGAATTCGATGTGGTTTTGCCTTACCTGTTCTGCCTGTTCCGGTCGTTGTCCGAGGCAGATTGATATTCCGCGGGTAATGGAAGCCTGCCGCCATCTGGCAATGGAAGAAAACATGCAGTCAAGTTCTAAGGAAGTAAAAGACATCCGCCGTTTTCACGAAATTTTCCTCGACATGGTAAAACGCTATGGAAGAGGATATGAACTGCGCTTGATGGCGGAATTTAACATACGTACCCGCAATTTCTTTAAAGATATGGCTCTTGCCCCGGCAGCTTTGGGCAAGGGGAAAATCAAACTTACCAGCGAAAAAATAAAATCAGTCAAAGCCATTCAACGTATGTTTAAAATGGCTGAAAAAATTGAAAAACAACATAATCAGGAAGTAAAAGAAGAAGCAGAACACAAACCGCAACACTGATATTCCTGATTTTAAATTTAAAACAAGAAATTTGTTAAAAATGAATAAATTAACTTATTTTCCCGGGTGTTCTGCCCACGGCACCAGCGAAGAATTTGACCATACACTGAAATTAGTCGCCAAGACGCTCGATATGGAACTGGAAGAAATAGCCGACTGGAATTGCTGCGGTGCCACTTCGGCACATGTGATGACAGAGACTCTTGCTTTGGCTCTGCCACTTCGGAACCTTGTTCTTGCCGAAAAAATGAACAACGATACCATGGCTATTCCTTGTGCTTCGTGTTATCAACGCCATAAAGTTACTCAATATGAACTTGCAAAAGACGCTTCGCTTGCCAAAAGAGTGGGTAAAGCAGTGGAAGAAGGTGCCTATACCGGTAAACTTG encodes:
- a CDS encoding 4Fe-4S dicluster domain-containing protein, translated to MVTLGIKDESSFLSLVNQKSGCNVLECYQCGKCAATCPVSQFMDITPRQVMQFIKLGMKDEVYTVNSMWFCLTCSACSGRCPRQIDIPRVMEACRHLAMEENMQSSSKEVKDIRRFHEIFLDMVKRYGRGYELRLMAEFNIRTRNFFKDMALAPAALGKGKIKLTSEKIKSVKAIQRMFKMAEKIEKQHNQEVKEEAEHKPQH